The nucleotide window tccagtttcagctttccacttatggctagccaattttcccagttccatttattaaatagggaatcctttccccatttcttgtttttctcaggtttgtcaaagatcagatggctgtagatgtgtggtattatttctgaggactctgttctgttccattggtctatatctctgttttggtaccagtaccatgctgttttggttactgtaggctcatagtacagtttgaagtcaggtagcgtgatgcctccagctttgttcttttgacttaggattgtcttggcaatgcaggctcttttttggttccatatgaactttaaagcagttttttccaattctgtgaagaaactcattggtggcttgatggggatggcactgaatctataaattaccttgggcagtatggccattttcacaatattgattcttcctatccatgagcatggtatgttcttctatttgtttgtgtcctcttctatttcactgagcagtggtttgtagttctctttgaagaggtcctttacttcccttgtaaattggattcctaggtatttcattctctttgaagcaattgtgaatggaagttcattcatgatttggctctctgtttgtctgttactggtgtataagaatgcttgtgatttttgcacattaattttgtatcctgagactttgctgaagttgcttatcagcttagggagattttgggctgagacaatggggttttctaaatatacaatcatgtcatctgcaaagagggacaatttgacttcttcttttcctaactgaatacccttgatttctttctcttgcctgattgccctacccagaacttccaacactatgttgaataggagaggtgagagagggtatccctgtcttgtgccagttttcaaagggaatttttccagtttttgcccattcagtatgatattggctgtgggtttgtcataaatagctcttattattttgagatacgttccattaataccaaatttattgagcgtttttagcatgaagggctgttgaattttgtcaaaagccttttctgcatctattgagataatcatgtggtttttgtctttggttctgtttatatgctggattacgtttattgatttgcgtatgttgaaccagccttgcatcccagggatgaagcccacttgatcatggtggataagctttttgatgtgctgctggatttggtttgccaatattttattgaggatttttgcattgatgttcatcagggatattggtctataattctcttttttttgttgtgtctctgccaggctttggtatcaggatgatgttggcctcataaaatgagttagggaggattccctcttttctgttgattggaatagtttcagaaggaatggtaccagctcctccttggacctctggtagaattcagctgtgaatccatctggtcctggactttttttcgttggtaggctataaattattgcctcaatttcagagcctactattggtctattcaggaattcagcttcttcctggtttagtcttgggagaatgtacgtgtccaggaaattatccatttcttctagattttctagtttatttgcgtagaggtgtttataatattctctgatggtagtttgtatttctgtggggtcggtggtgatatcccctttatcatttttttttttttttttttcacacttaaTCACTTGACACTTTATTGAATGCAAAGCAAGATTTAGCATCTTTGCCTTCGTTGTACAGAGCTGAAGCGGGAGCCCAGGGACGGGAGGACTGCATGGTTTTTCTTGGCGGGGGAGCTGTGCACCCTGCAGTCCTGTCGTGTTGTGGGAAGATCAGCCCATGTTCTGTCGGTTGCCATAGCCTCTAGGATGGGTGTCCTTCCAGTCATCCCACTCCCGGGCTCTGTGGAGTGTTTGTtcatcatcctcttcctccttttcttcttgttcttcctgTTGCTGAGCTGCTTTTCTGAATTCCTCTGGTGTTGCCTTGGCTATTCCCTGATCCGGTAATGCTCCATATTTCCGATGTTGCTCATACCAGTCACTCACCGTCATAGTTGCCAGACTTGGATAACCAGCTCCAAATACTTTGGCTTGGGCCGTGTTCCGAGTGAGAATGAAGGGTTTCACTGGAGGCCTCTCTTGGCGAGATGAGTTAGAAGTTGATGCCTCTCTTGAAGAGTCTCTTTCTCTCAGGATCTTTATTTCCTGGTCAATGCTCTCAATCTCTTCTAAGCTGATATCAATCCACCTCTGAAGGTGAAGATGATAATATTCACGAACACGCTCATCATCTGCTTGACCACTTTCCACAGCAGATTTCATTGCAGACAACCTATGCTCCAACTCCTTCTTCTGCTTGTATCTCTCTATTTTAGCCTGTCTTTGAGATGCCATAGCAACGAGGCTAGGATAAGCCATGGAAGAATTGGCAGTGTGATTTTCAGCTGAGTTGTTCTTGGTTTTGGGCAGCTCAAACTCTGCCACATGATAGCAATGGCACTGAGTTAAGTAGTTCATAAAGTGTTCTCGAGCCCGCTGCAAATGATCTAGACGCTTGCTGGGGTTGACTTGTTTCATGGTGAGGGCTCCTTGAAACGCTGGCACCAACAGGTACTTCAGGTCGGTGGAAGCAATCTCTTCCAAATCTTCATTTCGGCTGAACAAGTCGAGCTGCGATAACATTTCGGCAGCCTTCTCAAGGAGGTCCAGGCCCTTGAACACCTTCTCCTGGACTATCCGGGAACCGGCAGGTTCAGTCGCTACTTCTACTTCGTCCAGTAACTGTTTGCCCGTTTCGAACAGCTCGGGGAGCCGCGGCAGCAGTAACTCGTCCTCAGCAGCCATCTTGGGGAGAgagcccctttatcattttttattgtgtctatttgattcttctctcttttcttctttagtcttgctagcagtctatcaatttgattgatcttttcaaaaaaccaactcctggattcattgattttttggagggttttttgtgtctctatctccttcagttcttctctgatcttagttatttcttgcctcctgctagcttttgaatgtgtttgctcttgcttctctagttcttttaattgtgatgttagagtgccaattttagatctttcctgctttctcttgtgggcatttagtgctataaatttccctctacacactgctttaagtgtgtcccagagattctggtacgttgtatctttgttctcactggtttcaaagaacatctttatttctgccttcatttcgttatgtacccagtagtcattcaggagcaagttattcagtttccatgtagttgagtggttttgattgagtttcttagtcctgagttctagtttgattgcactgtggtctgagagacagtttgttataatttctgttcttgtacatttgctgaggagtgctttacttccaactatgtggtcaattttggaataagtgtgatgtggtgctgagtagaatgaatattctgttgatttggggtggagagttctgtagatgtctattaggtctgcttgctgcagagttgagttcaattcctggatatccttgttaactttctgtctcgttgatctgtctaatgttgacagtggggtgttgaagtctcccattattattgtatgggagtctaagtctctttgtaagtctctaaggactggctttatgaatctgggtgcttctgtattgggtgcatatatatttaggatagttagctcttcctgttgaattgatccctttaccattatataatggccttctttgtctcttttgatatttgatggtttaaagtctgttttatcagagactaggattgcaacccctgcttttttttgttctccatttgcttggtagatcttcctccatctctttatttcgagcctatgtatgtctccgcatgtgagatgggtctcctgaatacagcaaactgatgggtcttgactctttatccagtttgccagtctgtgtcttttaattggagcatttagtccatttacatttaaggttaatattgttatgtgtgaacttgatcctgccattgtgatattaactggttattttgctcgttagttgatgcagtttcttcctagcctcgatggaaATTTTTTTATCTCACTCTGGATAGAAATCTACTATCAAAGGTTGGCAGGGCCACACTCCTTTTGAAGTTTCTAGGCAAGAATGCTTTCTTGCTTCTTCTagcttctggaggctctgggcaTTCCTTAGGTTGTGGTAGCGTAACTTTAATCTTTACCTGCATCTTCACATGACCTTCTCCTCTGTCTGTGTCTTCTATCATTTTCtgtctcttataaagacacctgcCATTGGATTGAGGGCCCACTCTAATCCAAGATCTTGTCCTAAGATCCGTaccttaatcatatctgcaaagacccaaAGACTCTTTTTACAAATAAGGTCATCCTCATAGATTCTAGAAATTAGGACTTGAATATATCCTTTTGGGGGTCACTATTCAATCGACAACAGGAACtactccacacatacacacagacacacacagacacacacacgaaaaaaccTTAAATGGTTTTAGAGGGTAATTCTGCCAAACCTTCAAAGACCAGAAATGCCCAATGCTCTACAAATTATtccagagaaaaggaagggaaaatttCAAAGTCTTTTTATGAAACAAATATTACACTGATACCTAAACCTGATAAAGACTGAAAAAGAGAATTACAGATCAATATCTCTCATATAGTCATATGTAAAAAATACTaagtaaaatactagcaaacataATCCAACACCAGATATTGAAAATAATGCACAATGACTAAGTAGATTTACTCAAGAATGCAGTATTAGGAAATCCATTAATATCATACatcacattaataaaatatatggaaaaaatcaTATGATTGCCACCACAGAGGCTAAGAAAGTCTGTGACAAAATccaatgcccattaatgataaaaaaataaaactcaaaaatagGAATTGAGTGATATTTCTTAATATTGTAAAACATGTATATCTTAATCTTAAAGCTAGTGTCTGGTTTAGTAGAGAAATATAGGAGATGTTTCCCTAATATCAGTAACAAGGCAAATATGCCTACTCTCTCCACTACTATTCTACATTATAATAGAGATATTAGCTAATGAAATTagacaaaagaaacaaaggcaTATGATGGGcttagaaagaagtaaaactatctatTTACAGATAAGAGTATACCTAGAAAATCTAAGAATCAACCATAAAActaactcaaaacaaaaataattgagaTGGCAGGATGTAAAActgacattaaaaattaaataaataatgaccaAGTTGAGCTATACAGGTAGAGAAACTTTCATTTGTAATAGCAACagagaatattaaaatagaaaacactaaataaatgtgcaaaacctaaaagaagaaaatttaacatGCCAAAAGGACACAAAGTAAGATTTgtacaaatgggatataattccCTATTCTTAGACAGGAAAATGAAGCATTATAAAGATGGTAATTctccttttattaatttataaatgtaatgcaatggcaataaaaatactaataagcATATTATGGAGTTAGAGATGataatactaaaatttatatagaaaaatagcATGCAGAAATATTCATGAAAACACGGACGAAGAACAACTACGAGTGGGGACTAGAAGACTGCCcaatcaaataataaaacataatatagtCTCTATAATTAAAACAACACAGTACCTAGTATTGGCTCATGAAGACAAATAGACCAGTGAGACACAATAGAAAGCCCAAACTAGACCCAAATACATATGGAAGCTTAGAAGATGATAAAGATGGCATCTTAAATCACCAgcaaaaatatgaacattttaataaattgtgcAGGGACAATTTGGCAGTCATTTAGAAAAACGGAAAAATACATCCATACTTTGCACCACACACAAGAATAAACTCCAAATGGATTAGCAATCTAAACATGAAAATTGAAATCACACAAATACTCTAAGAAAATATGGAAGAGTTCCTCTTTAACTTCAGGGTAATAAAAGGTTATCCAACCTTAACTCCAAATTCAGAGacgataaaagaaaaaattgataaatttgactatataaaaattttaaaagaaaagacatgTTTTCATGGTAAAGAACACAATAAATAAATTCGGAAAGCAATGAACAAACTGGTAGAAAACACTTGCAACTTACACCACAAAGGGATAAAATCcccaaaatataaagaactctaaATAATTGAAGGACAAAGATCCaaaaaaatggtagaaaaatgagaaatagatataaacagaaaatttacATGAGATACATAAAGATAACCTTCAATGTATGAAAAAAGTTTAAGCTCAGTTATAATTAGAGaaatgtagatttaaaaaaacggaaataccatttttaaagggcaaagttttaaaagtatgaGGACATGTCCTGTTGGCAAAGCTGTGGAGTAAACAGGCACATTCATACATTGCTGGGGTAATACATCTCTGAACTCTTTTTGCACACTTTCTGAGTCTTAAGATATtgtcaaataattgaaaaaaattaacaataaaaccCCCAAATTTCTGTAAGAAGTACAGGGTGACCTAAGCTGAAAAAAATAGGTtacatagaaataattattttgtcgTGAAGCCAAAAAGGAGAGAATATATGTGAAACTGCACTGAAAAATCATAAAGTGTTACATAAATACAAGATATTTTCTAGAAATCCTGAGACAGAAGGttaaaggagagagagatgcTGTTAATGATATGGGAGGTCTACAAATCCAACTTTGGGGTGGGTTGTAAACCTTTAGTATAATTATTTTAGTAGCTAGTGAATTTGCTATTGTCTTTTACCAAAATTCAAACCTTCTGTATTCTACTCTGTGATGCTGTAGCTAAAACTCTGCCAACTACTTTTCCCACACTCCGTTGCCAGTTAGCTTCCTGTTAAGATCTTCCAATGTAGGCAATGGGGGAAAACTGGAAGGCtctgaggaagagagaaaggtcTGTCTTCCTGTTCTCCACTTCCTGCCAGCATTGCCTCTGTAGCTGCGGACTTGTCCCATTCAGTTTTCTGCCGCAATCCTAGCACCAGCTTCTCCACACCCCCTCAGAGACACCAGCAGTAACCAGCAACACTACTTTGGCAGTTCAAGAACCAGTTAAGCCATGTGCCCACCAACTGAGTCTTAGTCAGGGACCATCCAAGCACCCACTTGTAAACCACCTCAGCATTCTAAGTCCCACCAGGTCTCAACCCCTTCAGAGAGAGGTCTAACACCCACCAGGACCCCTACTCGCTCAACACACCTCCTTCAGAATCCCACTGCAAATTGAATAGAGCTCCCTTCAGCTCCGAAGCACTGGCTTCACAGAGTCCTTCAGGCAAATTCATCATTTCTGTAACCTGCCTCTTCCCTGTTTTATTCTAGCTTCTTCTTGTAGTCATTCAACTTAAATACCTTAGTATTGTCTTTACATTCGTTAAGCATTCCTACACCTACGTCACTAATTCCCCTAATCTACTCTGAAGTACCTAGTGAGGTTTCTGCTTTCTGATATCTGATAAACTGTTTTAGAAGGCATTTCTGGATTTGGGTGGAATTTTGTttacattctatttatttattaatttaacacTTATTAGGCAAATACTTGGTTACTGTGACAAGCAATAAATATCTAAAGATGAAAAGGCATAGTTCCTTCAAATGTCACAGTAAGTGGAGGAGGTAAGTATTTAAAGGAGCAACTACCAAGAGGATGAGCTCTATTACAGAGGAATACCGTGCTGTGAGAGCACATGAGGCATGGTGTGCAAGAGAAGGCTTTCCTCGGGGCTGACATGAGAGCCTTGCACATCACTCAGAAGTCTGAAGGAGGAGGGGCATGTTGTCAGAATGTCTGAAGAACATCATAGATTCAAACAATGTTGAATAAGTCCTGTGATATAGCATGGGGGAGTGGCAAGCTGAAGCTGAACAAGGAGACAACTATGGTCATGAAAGGCATTTAACAACATGCCCATTAATACGAAATTCTTCCTGAAGCATTGGAGAAccactgaaggattttaaaaagcttcccctttttattattattaaaatggcatttttgcattgtttttaatgaaaagattAATTAGCCCTTCGATTCACATTCCAGAAACAAGTTGGTTAATGTACAAATTTATAGAAAACACTAATACAGATCTTAGTATATGCCAAATGCTGTTCAAAGTAAGTTATATTAACCCATTTAATGTTCACAATAGCCTTATTACGTAGTTCTGACTATAGTTTTCAGttaacaaagagaaaatggaagctcAGAAAGACTAACTAACTGGTACAGGGTCCTAGAGTTTGTTAAACTGGTGGAGTTAGGCCTTCAACCTAGCAATTATGGCTCCATTATCTATGTTCTTAACAACTAGGCTACAATGCTTCATATATctacatattttgtatgtgtgtgtggaaaaATGACCTATGCTGTTGAAAACTATGCTACAGTGctacatatatttacatgtgtttctatgtgtgtaaaaaaaatataaaacaaatattctaaaacaaattACATACTCTACATTTTACTCTGCACCCTTTTCTTCCAATTAGCAATATAcctttaagatattttcttaacAGCACAACTTGATCCACTTTATTCTTAGggactgcacagtattccattatgtgaacATTCCAAACTGGACTGAGATATTTCTATATTGATAAATGTTTAGGTTATTTTCAGGTTTAGGTCTTTGAAATAATGCTGCAACAAAACCAATACCAGTGGAATTGTTCAAAGGAAACATTTCTAATattgaaaaataacacaaaagtgctcatcataaataaaaatgtttaatagctTCACCATCGTGAGAGTGTCTATTACCTGCACATTCTTGGCAACGTcaagttttcatcaaattttgtttttgaatgttCTGCCCATCTGACAAGTAAAAAGTGATCCctatagcattttttaaatagccTGATGTGATGAAAAAAGGGGTTTTGGAAAGCTTGTGCTGAGACAATATGGAGTTTAGCTTGGTCACACCAAGACTCAAGGCAGAAGAGACAGATAGGAGACAATTACAATAGATGGATAGGAGACAATTACAATAGACTGAGTAAGAGACGAGGACAGCTTAACTAGGGCAGTGCCTGGAATGTATTAGGGGTAATAGAAATGGTAGAGGCCCTATCCAGCTGTTGAGGAGGTACAGCAATAGACCTTTGTTCCTGATACTTAATATTGTGTTAAGGGTGGGCGAGATAGAGGAAAGATTCAAGAATACCTCCTAGGTTTATGAGTTGGGAAGCCAGGatgattataatgaaaataactgtcctaggaaacacagaaaaaagcaaagatttgGGAGCATGCCAGAGAAAACGGGAATGATTTTAAAGGTTCCTTACAAATCTAAGATGCTATAGTTTATTTATGGAAACTACCTTCATCTGTGGCAGAggctatttcaaaatattcacatatatttaatGTCACTTAATGAATCATGGAATTTAGCAGTGCTATGAAATCCCTTAAATCAAACTAACTAGCACACTTATGAAACCAGAGTACTATTTCACTCTGCCAGAGTATTCTTTTCGTATTCTGCCATCTAGTGAACAACAATCATTTGTACAACCAGGCTTGTAAATTGCTTCTTCcaaatttaaaatgaacacacacacacaccccccttcATTTTATGCTTTCTCATTATATATATTGGCAAAATCTTCTTTCATgatattttacaaacaaaattcCTAAACATAGAGGAAATAATAGAGTTCATCAGCTTAATCTGCACATTTCGCTTTGGgcttgttttgaaatttttatttttaaagtcatggaAAACTCACAAGTTTCCTTTATATTATACCATCTCCTTTtatcattaaaaacaacaaaaacataaaaacaaaacatttacttGTCAGCAACTTTCTTCTCTGTAATAAAATACCTTTATGTAAATTATCTTTCTCCTCCATTGCATTGCTTAATATTATCAACAGTTTATTATCTGAAAAATTATTGTACATGATACACTAgagatattattttaatgttgcaGAAGTACCttgtacaaatttattttcttgatatttagTTCT belongs to Macaca thibetana thibetana isolate TM-01 chromosome 4, ASM2454274v1, whole genome shotgun sequence and includes:
- the LOC126953301 gene encoding immunoglobulin-binding protein 1, with the translated sequence MAAEDELLLPRLPELFETGKQLLDEVEVATEPAGSRIVQEKVFKGLDLLEKAAEMLSQLDLFSRNEDLEEIASTDLKYLLVPAFQGALTMKQVNPSKRLDHLQRAREHFMNYLTQCHCYHVAEFELPKTKNNSAENHTANSSMAYPSLVAMASQRQAKIERYKQKKELEHRLSAMKSAVESGQADDERVREYYHLHLQRWIDISLEEIESIDQEIKILRERDSSREASTSNSSRQERPPVKPFILTRNTAQAKVFGAGYPSLATMTVSDWYEQHRKYGALPDQGIAKATPEEFRKAAQQQEEQEEKEEEDDEQTLHRAREWDDWKDTHPRGYGNRQNMG